The following is a genomic window from Candidatus Latescibacter sp..
TAGATGCCGAAACGGTTCGTTCCCGCGAAGCGGCAACAAGTTCGGCATGACACGTGCACTTCGACAAGCTCAGTGCTCGGTCAGCGGACTCTGAGCCTGTCGAAGAGTCCGCTACATCCTGAACTCGTTTCAGGATCTAAACACTCAAAACACGCGCAATTATTTATGTCGTCATGTATAGATGCCGGAACAGGTTCTGTATGACTTCTTAAAAAAACAAGTTCAAGTCGTGCATGTATCGTCCTTATTTTCTTCTGCAAGTAAACCACTGTTCTTCCGTCTCTTTCTCTCCCAGTACAGGTATCCCGGGATGCCCAGCGACACGAGCAGTACGCCCATGAGAGAGTTGATAAGCGGCATCCTTCCGCTAAGGAATCCGGTGATGTCGGTGTAGAGAGTAAATGCCACAAAAATCGAAGCGAACAGGACAAAAAGAATCGGCACCGCCGGATATCCCCACACCCTGTACGGGCGATGTGCATCAGGCATTTTGCGGCGCAGGATAATAACCCCGAATGCAGCGGCGGCATAAAATATCCAGCTCACGAAGATGAGCATGTCGGTGAGCTGGTCAAAAGTACCGCTGAGCACCAGCAAAGACGACCAGATTCCCTGTACCATCAGTGAAGGGCCGGGGGTTCTGAATCGGGGATTGATTTCACCGATTTTCCGAAAGAACAGTCCCTCCCGTGACATGGAATAGTGCACCCGGGCGGTCATCATAATTGTTCCGTTCATTGCGCCAAAGGTGGAGATCATGATTGCGACCGCTATGAGGCTCCCGCTCCAGTTTCCCCAAAAAGTCCGGGCGACATCGGTGGCCACCAGGTAAGACTGTCCCTGGGCTTCCGCTCCGGTGTACTTGGCGGCCATTTCTCCCACCGGGATAACATAGATATACGCGAGATTGACAAGAATATAGATAATCATCACCGTGACCGCGGTGATGAGCATTGAGCGGGGGAGCGTTTTCTGAACATTGTTTATCTCCCCGGAGATATAGGTCACATTGATCCAGCCGTCGTAAGCCCAGAATGCACCGGACATGGCAATGATGAAAGCAAGGAAAATGGAGGAGAACGAGGTTCCGGGAGCGATTGTGGACTCCGAAAAATGGGCGGCATCACCCTGACCCAGGCTGAACGCGCAGACGATGATGACAGTGATGGTCAACACTTTCATGCTGGTGAACAGAATCTGGATAGCCCCTCCGAGTTTGACTCCCAGGTAGTTTATCATGGTCAGGAACATAATGAGGGCTATGGTGCAGAGCTTGAGCCCGAAGAACTTGAAAGGAGTGATATCCCCCAGAAACGGGATGTGGAGCGCACATGATTCCCATGAAACAGGCAGACGCGGAAAATGGAGAAAATATCCCAGGGAATCGGAAAAAACGTAGGCCAGGGAAGCGATGGAGCCGGTCTGGATGATGGCAAACACAGCCCACCCGTAGAGGAAACCCACGAACCGGTTATAGGTGCGGTTGAAATAGGAGTACTGCCCTCCGCAGTCGGTGAACATTCCGGATATTTCAGCGACGGAAAGAGATCCGAACAGGGTCATCAGCCCTGCAACAATCCAGACCAGCACCAGGAGCTCCGGCGATCCAAGCTGGGTGGCCATCACTCCCGGCTTTTTGAATATCCCCGAACCAATTATGGAACCGATTCCGCAACTTATTACAGTTATGAGGCCGATCTGGCGGATCAGTTCGGGCTTTTTTAGAGATGGTTCCGAAGGCATGAAACTCCCTGGATACATGTATTGAGGACTTGTGGAAAAGAGAATAAAACAGCCGGAGGTCGTATAAACAAGGGATTTTTATATTCCGGCATGAAAAAGGACAAAAAAATCCCTGCCGGTATATTCGACAGGGATTTTATTTAAAACAGGGCGGGTTTCAATCCCGCCCCTTGTAGTTTATAGCGAAAGAGGTTATTTCAATAACATCATCTTGCCTGTTTTGGTAAACCTATCCGATGCGAACCGGTAGAAATAGAGGCCGGAACCGTATCGGGAGCCGTCGAATTTCACTGCGTGCACCCCAGCGCTCACCGTACCTTCCACCAGGGTGACTACCTTCTGGCCGTTTACCGCGAAGATGTCCAATCTGACTTTCGTGGGTGAAGCCAGCGAGTAGGTGATTGTGGTCAGGGGGTTGGCGGGGTTGGGGGAAATGGTAACGTATTCTTTCACAATATTTTTTGCCGTTTCAGGTTCTGGTTGAAGGCCAAAAGTACCTTTTTTGAATTTATCCGTATATTGCCATGGATTGTAATTCATATCCGCCGAGGCGTACGCCAAACGAAGGCTTTCCTGTCCGGGATTCAACAGCGCGGCTCTTTCCGCATACACCTTTGCCTGCGCTTTATCATGAAGATAATCCCCGTTTATCTGGGCGACGCGCGTAAGCATCTCCACTTCCATCGCCGTGCCCTTGTAATCTTCCATCTTTTTCAGGTAGGCATCGCGCGCTTCATTCGGCCTGCCTTCGCGGAGCAGAAGATCGCAGAGAATAAAATCCAGTGACGCCTTCTGCCAGGTGGAAGCGATTTTCAATTCATCGGTCACAACTCCCCTCAGACCTGAATAATCATGGCTGGAATTATCGCATATTCTTAATATTGACAATATGATGAATTGCCTGTCTCCGGGATTTTTTTCCTGGGTAAGCAGATTTCCGTATATATCGAGGGCGCCCCTCCAGTAGCCTGATGTTTCGAGGTTTTCCGCCTGTTCATACAAGCTTTTCTGGTTTTCTGCTATTAAAGCCCGTTTGTAAACACCGGCTACAGAGGTACTGTCATACGGCGTTGTAACATAATTTGTCTTGGTTACCACATCGGGGAAGGAAATAATATCGCTCCAGGTCGGGGGATTCGCCGAAGATCCCCAATAGTTGTACTGAGCATCGATGGAGCCGGTGGAAGGATTATTAAGCGCCTTATACCCGCTCGAATGATAGATGTTGTTATATCCGTTCAAATCAACCCGGCAATTTGATAGGACAGCAATACCTTCCTGTGTATTTGGTTGTATATGGCTCGAATCTACACACGCCATGGGATTGGTTGTGGAAGTTCCGATTTTCAACCCTAACCAGGAATTTTTCACTGTCACCCTGCTAATTCTCGGCGCTGAAGTCGAACCGGAAACCGATATTGCGCCGTTTTGGTAACTTGAAGTCGAGGTATTGTCGCAGAGTATGTTGCGTATGGGTGTTGTAGTATTGTCGCCCCATAATCCGGCTTGACGGCAATTTTTTATGGTAAGGGTATTATTGCCATTATTCAGTATCGATCCGGAATAGATATCAATACCGCAATCGGCATTTTCAATGGTGCAATCATCAGTTAATACATTCAGTGTACCTCCATTGTATATGTCCATACCACTCCAATATGATCCTCCTGAAGCGGCGAGGTTAGCGGAATTTAAATCAAGTGTACCATAAACATTAATTTTAACTCCGGAAGCAAATACTGCGGCATCAGTTGTACCAACCCCATCAATCTCAATTCTTCTACCAGAGGAAATTGTAAGGTTACTTGTAATGTTTGACATAGTCCCAATATAATATATTGCATCAAGTCCAGGGGATTCGCTGAAATCCGTTCTACAGAAAATAGCTCCTGCTTTATCTCCATCCTGTGGAGATTCAATACTTGGATCCGCATCTCCACTATGCCACATTAAATTTTGTTTTATACCTTGAGCAATATATAAGGTGTCAATGGGACTCATATCATATCATAAATCATCAACATTAACGAAATGGCCCATTTCATGAGCAATTGTTTTTCTTAGATTTGCATCGCCTGCAGATTGGCCCGGAAGATTCCATTTCTTGTTAGCATTTAAATATATATCGCCCCCTGAATTTTCACCCCAAAGAACCCCAGAAGTATCAAATGTTATGGTAGATATACCATTATTTGGAACATGAGAACTAGTAGAATCATTCTCATCGATAGTGAATGAAATATTGGCACCTGATATTATATTCCAATCACTGCAAGCACTATCGACTACTGATTTTAAGGCTGCAAAACCTATATAATTTCCATTGCCATCTTGAGATCCGGATGGATTTATATGTAAGGTATATGTACATTGTGATGTAGTAGGGGTTGAATAAGTTCTGAAAAATTTTCCACTTATTGAGCGAAGTGCATAAGTCCAATCCACAATTACTGTTGATTTAGCCGCAGCATTAATTTTTTGATTTTGCTCAGGGTATATTGGCTGTTTGTATCCGTGGAATACTTTTTCATCTGAAGAGATAAATAAGCGGATTTTTTGCATGTAAGAATCAACAATTTCATCTGAATTTTGAATTTTTTCGGCTAAAATTGGAATAAGGCTAGAATTATCATAGATTAGATAATATCCATTATCTCTTTTTTTTAT
Proteins encoded in this region:
- a CDS encoding amino acid permease translates to MPSEPSLKKPELIRQIGLITVISCGIGSIIGSGIFKKPGVMATQLGSPELLVLVWIVAGLMTLFGSLSVAEISGMFTDCGGQYSYFNRTYNRFVGFLYGWAVFAIIQTGSIASLAYVFSDSLGYFLHFPRLPVSWESCALHIPFLGDITPFKFFGLKLCTIALIMFLTMINYLGVKLGGAIQILFTSMKVLTITVIIVCAFSLGQGDAAHFSESTIAPGTSFSSIFLAFIIAMSGAFWAYDGWINVTYISGEINNVQKTLPRSMLITAVTVMIIYILVNLAYIYVIPVGEMAAKYTGAEAQGQSYLVATDVARTFWGNWSGSLIAVAIMISTFGAMNGTIMMTARVHYSMSREGLFFRKIGEINPRFRTPGPSLMVQGIWSSLLVLSGTFDQLTDMLIFVSWIFYAAAAFGVIILRRKMPDAHRPYRVWGYPAVPILFVLFASIFVAFTLYTDITGFLSGRMPLINSLMGVLLVSLGIPGYLYWERKRRKNSGLLAEENKDDTCTT
- a CDS encoding T9SS type A sorting domain-containing protein, which translates into the protein MDIYNGGTLNVLTDDCTIENADCGIDIYSGSILNNGNNTLTIKNCRQAGLWGDNTTTPIRNILCDNTSTSSYQNGAISVSGSTSAPRISRVTVKNSWLGLKIGTSTTNPMACVDSSHIQPNTQEGIAVLSNCRVDLNGYNNIYHSSGYKALNNPSTGSIDAQYNYWGSSANPPTWSDIISFPDVVTKTNYVTTPYDSTSVAGVYKRALIAENQKSLYEQAENLETSGYWRGALDIYGNLLTQEKNPGDRQFIILSILRICDNSSHDYSGLRGVVTDELKIASTWQKASLDFILCDLLLREGRPNEARDAYLKKMEDYKGTAMEVEMLTRVAQINGDYLHDKAQAKVYAERAALLNPGQESLRLAYASADMNYNPWQYTDKFKKGTFGLQPEPETAKNIVKEYVTISPNPANPLTTITYSLASPTKVRLDIFAVNGQKVVTLVEGTVSAGVHAVKFDGSRYGSGLYFYRFASDRFTKTGKMMLLK